TATCGACAAATTATACTTTTCAGGATAATGGGACAACTAGTTATGCTAGTATTTTATAATTTAGGTATAATtaattaaagtccccctgtggtgataatcaagtgtttaatgttgtttatatgtctatgtggtgtttgtaatatgctttaagacaaaccatgtgcaaattcataagtcaacaccattgctgagaattttctcttttaaactgcagtgatctaaagtttgaaatcgctggtgtttcttacatcacaaactaccttgtaaccaatcacgtcaatgtgCCAGCGGCTTTAGCaaatcattaactatgactgctctgaagcaggagaGTCTCAAGAGGAGCCacgttatcccggtatatttttctgtttgatgtgtatgatgtatattacgatgttatgatgaactatatgtctTTCTctactgacgttctgagttgttcaaagcgtttatAAGGATAATGATTTTATTGATAGTTTTTATTGATAGTTTGTGTAACATTGTGCagtgtttacctcagtaagttgaccgagtggatctctgagttggtgtgagtgagtggaggtggggctaatgAGCATATTCATGGAACcctgtatactaaatgaagcaggggcgtagagttacattcaagctattttaaggcatgaagatttttttcataggaattttttttaaatatgtcattttataGTATTAATGTGTTCAAATCATCATAATTGAATTGCAATTGTAATGTCatcaaaatacatttgaattttATGCTGAGTGCCCAAGtgggaaaaaaagtacacatgCATAATGTATTTAAAGTGCTATATTTttgcgcactaattttgtacataatacactaaaaatgagctgaagaaactgtcaccatccacatccatccatcataaacatattccacatgctttatcaatgctgtcatgaattcccacaccactatataatttaatacacaaacttgaaacagaagatgttaccctttcctcattccctgcattgttgggcattttttttcaacatgacaatgaggatatttaTTCGCCCAAGGtgaaatttgtcatgaacttgtactcttcgtgccaagaagggtcagagcagtatattcaaaattatggagggcatactaagtactagaatattatacatttgtttaattaaagCTAGGGTGTTAATTTAATTGGccaatttacttattttatggctattaatgacatataatttgtatgtttttattatgtttatgtttaatacatttgagTTTTGCGATcttattagtgatcataaagaaaatagaaaaccttttgtatttgttcagagggggtgtactcatttatgctgtgcactgtataatGTGCCACAAATACATTTACTTATAATAAAGTAAATACATTGTGCTTAAGTATACTATTTTTTCACTAGAATAGATCTCTAAGACTTgccaattttttaaataactttttgtaGGAAGATTTTACAAAGCTCTTTATTTTACAACTCAAATCCTGGAGGATTTACCAGGCTTTAGTTAAAAGCAGCACAGTTTATGATATCattttgaaatatgtttttggGTTCGGATATACTATAATTTTGATCAACAGTTTtggatatttcagtttttccctATTAAAGAGATATGAGTCTACAGGCATGACTGGATAGTGAGGGTGTTACCTAAATTATATATGGCTGTGACAGTGAGAACACTTTGACTATAATTGATGCTTGCCATGTGATACTTTTATTGAAAGAACGTTTATGGAAGAATTCAAGAATAACATTTCTTCCTTTTTTAGTTTCCATGAAGTCACTTAACATTTCCAATTACTGTACGGATCCATTGAATATATGCTGAAATCTTAGTGTACACATTAGGATGCTCAGGTGAATTACAGTGACGATGTGAACCAAAAGATGTGATACCAACAGCAGTGTCTCCACAAACCAAAGGACCTCCTGAATCCCCCTGTTAAGAAACACAGATCAACACATCAGTAGTGAAACCAGTTCATACATTACCATAAAGTCTGTGAATCATCTTTTGTACGTACAAAGCATGTTCCACCATAGCCATATACACAGATCATCTGTGAGGCCGAGTAAAATGCTCCCCATCTACAGCTACATTCGTTGTTATTCATTACGGACACTTTTGCCTCCATCAGAAGATTGCTCATTGAGCCACCAGTCAGCATTCCCCAGCCGGCAACACTACAGGCTGCTTTGACGTCTTCTCCTTCATTTGGTAATGGTATCACTCCAACCGTGTTGTTTagattgacttttttctctagctgtaattaaaaaacacaacaatttttaataaacaatgttttataagACTGAAGTTTGTTAGGTTATACTGTTGTTTTTGAGGTTATTACAGAAGCTGAAAAGGCAAAGTGgagatttttaatttattattatttttattttatgctgtGTATAATTTTTCAGGTTTTCTGCCTTTTTTTGCCCATTTTTTGTTGCTAAACAGAGTAATAAATCAATAATGTAGAAAACAGACTCAAAGAGGCACTTGGCCATTTACAGAGAAATTATTAAATCCCTTCAGTATTTTTTAAAgcaagaaattcaaacaaagtGGTTTGTGCTACTGTTTCCTGACtgatattattttgaaaaac
This genomic stretch from Megalobrama amblycephala isolate DHTTF-2021 linkage group LG2, ASM1881202v1, whole genome shotgun sequence harbors:
- the LOC125262430 gene encoding cathepsin G-like, yielding MTIIISLLLLASLLPHLTFTAHVNVSIVNGNEVRPHSRPYMVSLQAYGHHFCGGFLISDQFVLTAAHCWNGLNILMVVVGAHDLRDSKSSDHIRVKSYIPHPKYKSNPCRHDADIMLLKLEKKVNLNNTVGVIPLPNEGEDVKAACSVAGWGMLTGGSMSNLLMEAKVSVMNNNECSCRWGAFYSASQMICVYGYGGTCFGDSGGPLVCGDTAVGITSFGSHRHCNSPEHPNVYTKISAYIQWIRTVIGNVK